The following coding sequences are from one Hydra vulgaris chromosome 04, alternate assembly HydraT2T_AEP window:
- the LOC136079310 gene encoding uncharacterized protein LOC136079310 has protein sequence MSWVLTRFVENSQKCYIPEESLTIDEQLFPTKAQCRFTQYMSNESDKFGIKFWILANLKTKYCLSIKLFLGKDKSRVENVVMSLMEPCFGRGYNVTTDNFFTSVDLAPKLLQKKTSIVEHLNIVEKKFQHLTHFTI, from the coding sequence ATGTCATGGGTGCTGACAAGATTTGTAGAAAACAGTCAAAAATGCTATATACCTGAGGAATCTTTAACAATTGATGAACAGTTATTCCCAACTAAAGCTCAATGTCGCTTTACACAGTATATGTCTAATGAATCAGACAAGTTTGGAATCAAATTCTGGATTTTAGCTAATCTAAAGACTAAATATTGTCTCAGTATCAAACTGTTTCTAGGTAAAGATAAAAGTCGTGTAGAAAATGTGGTCATGTCACTAATGGAACCTTGTTTTGGCCGTGGGTATAATGTTACTACAGATAACTTTTTTACAAGTGTCGATCTTGCACCAAAACTTTTGCAAAAGAAAACGTCAATTGTTGAACATTTAAACATAGTAGAAAAGAAATTCCAGCATTTGACCCACTTTACGATTTGA